From Zingiber officinale cultivar Zhangliang chromosome 5B, Zo_v1.1, whole genome shotgun sequence, the proteins below share one genomic window:
- the LOC121986887 gene encoding zinc finger MYM-type protein 1-like translates to MNAPGNNQMIAPKIQKQLVNACAVETTNAILVDLGDSERANGSVIRYVNKHGEVIERFIVVVHVATTTAACLKEAIDSLVAKYGLSVARLRGQGYDGASNMFGEFNGLKSLIIKENPYALYVHCFAHQLQLVVVAVAQANQYVCDFMWIVGSIVNTSASSCKRPDKLRQLEHDRKVKLLERGEISSSRGLNQETSLARPGDSRWGSHHSTLCSIEQMWPSVIEVLQNLIDDGDCSSKGLSRTLVERMERYEFVFILLLMKHILAITNHLSTVLQEKDQKIVNVMSLINNVKCKLQKLRDSRWNILLEDVKKFCNTHSIEIINMTDNINIRNRLKRDRKNVNFYHYYHVEIFFEVIDIILEEMDSRFSETTKDLLIYMSCFDPRYSFSRFDVQKLVRLAHFYEGDFSWNERMLVEQELETYIDDVRSDEWFEGISDLGALAKKMIETMKNRVFPLVYRMIELALLLPVATATVKRVFSTMNIVKTDLRNRIGDEWINDSLVVYIEKNVFNTINNEPILQHFQNMEFRRMQLSHIR, encoded by the exons ATGAATGCACCtggaaataatcaaatgattgcccCAAAAATTCAAAAGCAATTGGTGAATGCTTGTGCAGTTGAGACCACAAATGCTATTCTAGTTGATCTTGGAGATAG TGAAAGAGCAAATGGCAGTGTTATTAGATATGTGAACAAACATGGAGAGGTGATTGAACGATTTATAGTTGTAGTTCATGTTGCAACAACTACAGCTGCTTGTTTGAAGGAGGCAATCGACTCTTTAGTTGCTAAGTATGGTTTGTCAGTGGCGAGATTGAGgggtcaaggatatgatggtgcttCAAATATGTTTGGAGAATTTAATGGCTTAAAGTCACTGATAATAAAAGAAAATCCGTATGCATTgtatgttcattgttttgctcatcaactccagctaGTGGTTGTAGCTGTTGCTCAAGCAAATCAATATGTTTGTGATTTCATGTGGATTGTTGGTTCGATTGTGAACACATCTGCATCATCTTGCAAAAGGCCCGACAAACTTCGACAACTTGAACATGACAGAAAAGTTAAACTTCTTGAAAGAGGAGAGATTAGTTCTAGTAGAGGACTAAACCAAGAAACTAGTCTAGCTAGACCTGGAGATTCACGATGGGGGTCTCATCATTCAACTTTATGTAGTATTGAACAAATGTGGCCATCTGTTATAGAGGTTCTTCAAAATTTGATTGATGATGGTGATTGTTCTTCTAAGGGTTTAAGTAGAACTTTGGTTGAAAGAATGGAGAGGTATGAATTTGTGTTTATTCTACTATTGATGAAACATATATTGGCAATCACAAATCATTTGTCAACTGTTCTACAAGAGAAAGATCAAAAAATTGTGAATGtgatgagtttgatcaataatgtGAAATGCAAATTGCAAAAGTTGAGAGATTCTAGATGGAATATTTTACTTGAGGATGTGAAGAAGTTTTGTAACACTCATTccattgaaataattaatatgaCAGATAATATCAACATCCGTAATCGTTTGAAGAGAGATAgaaaaaatgttaatttttatcaCTATTATCATGTTGAAATCTTTTTTGAG GTTATCGATATTATTCTAGAGGAGATGGATAGTCGTTTCTCTGAAACAACTAAAGATTTAttgatttatatgtcatgctttgaTCCTAGGTACTCGTTCTCTAGATTTGATGTACAGAAGTTAGTGCGTCTGGCTCATTTTTATGAGGGTGATTTTTCTTGGAATGAGCGTATGCTGGTTGAACAAGAGCTTGAAACATATATTGATGACGTCAGATCAGATGAATGGTTTGAAGGCATTTCAGATTTGGGAGCTCTTGCAAAGAAAATGATTGAAACAATGAAGAACCGTGTGTTTCCTTTGGTTTATCGGATGATTGAGCTAGCCTTACTTCTTCCAGTTGCTACTGCAACTGTTAAAAGAGTGTTTTCGACAATGAATATTGTCAAAACAGATTTGCGAAACAGGATTGGAGATGAATGGATAAATGATAGTTTGGTAGTCTATATCGAGAAAAATGTTTTTAATACTATCAACAATGAGCCAATTTTACAGCATTTTCAGAACATGGAGTTTCGAAGAATGCAATTGTCACATATTCGTTAG